The window CGTATGGGCGGGGTGGGAATCAAGGTAATGCGGTTGGTGGTGGCTTTTACCGTGTATTCTTCATACTGCACCACCTGCAAATACACCAGCCGCGCCAGCAGCAGCGTAAACATCAGCACCACCAGCGAAAAGGCAACAATCAGACGCACACGAAAATCGCGCACTTCCGTATCGTCTGCGGCAAGCTGTCCTTCCACCTGACGGGGTGTCCGCCAAATATCTTTGGTTTCCATCATCGGTGCAGCCGTTTGTAATTGGTGAAATACAGCATGATTTTGTTTAACAAAGGCCACATCAGCGCAGCGGTTAAAGGTGCGGCGAAAATCTGCCAGCCCGCAAAACGTTGTTCCATCACCCAACGCACCGCTGCCAGCACCACTTCATTGGCTGCCAGCACCAACACCACGGCGAGTGCCTGAAAACCATAATTTTGCATACTGAACTGACGGCGGTGGCGCATCATCACAAAAGACGACAGGCAATACGCCAGCGCATGACTGCCCAAAGGCGCAACCGTGCCGATGTCCATCAGCAAACCCACCAAAAACGCACTGAACAAACCAATCCGCTGCGGCGCGTGTACCAACCAATACACCAGCAGCAGCGCGGTAAATTCGGGCAACCAAAAAAATGGCTCGCCCAAAGGGATAAAGTCCAACACCATGCACAGCACAAAGCTCCAAAATATGGGCTTGAACGGTATGGAAAAATCATCGTAATGTCCCATTATCCGTTCTCCGTATCTGATGCGGCGGGTGTGGATGCGGGCGGGGTTTCCTGCTGTTCGGCGGCTTCTTCGCGCCAAGGGCTTTCAGGGCGTTGCGGCAACACCAAAACATATTTGCTGCGCTCGGCGGCTGCCATGGGCTGCAAACGCACTTTATAATACGGCGTACCCGCGTTGCGCCCGCTTTGCAGCACCCGCGCCACGGGAATGCCCGCAGGATAAACGCTGTCCAATCCTGATGTAACCAATAAATCGCCGCTACGCAAATCGGCATCAGTGGGGAAGTAACGCAAAGACAAGGCGCCGCCACCGCCATACACCAAAGTACGCACCCCCGTGCGTTCCACCATCACAGGCACCACCAAGCTGCTTTCGGTCAGCACATTGACTTCGGCACTCAAGGGATGCACCAAACCCACCTGTCCCAGCAATCCGCCTTCATCGGCAACGGCATCGCCCGTCTGCACGCGGTGACGGCTGCCTTTGCCAATCACCATACGTCCCGACAGCGATTCTTTACCGCCCGACACCACGGGCGCAGTTGCCGTTACCGACAAGCCGTGCCGCTGCAAATCCGCCAAGGTTTTCAATTCTGCCAATTCGTGCAGTTGAACTTGGTTTTGGCTCACTTGCAGGCGCAAACGGGCGTTGTCGGCACTCAAGCGGCGGTTTTCGTTTAACAAATGGTTTTGGGAATGAAAAAGATTGTCGAAATAATCGTATAGTTCAACAGGTTTATTCGCCACCCACTGCATGGGATACAGCGCGGCGGCAAGGTATTTTTTGCCGGAGGCAACCGCAGCAAAACGCTTATCAAGCACCATCAGCAGCACCGACACGCCCGCCAGCAACGCCAGCTTTAACGCTGGGCGCATACCTTTTCTTCGGGAAAAATAAATATCGTTCGGCATGTTTGTTGTTTGTTTGTTTAATTTCAACCCACAGGGCGGCACATCAAGCACAGTTTGATACGTTGCCCTGATTCGGACAGGATAATGTCCTTCCCGAACAAAAACCTATATTACCACCGCAAACAGCGGGGTTTCCAACCGAAAAGAAAGAAACGCCCGCCGCCGGTATGTTTAAGGATTCATAATAAAAATGGAATTGAGTTTGCCAATTTCGTTTAATGCCACGCCTGCGCCGCGTGCCACACAGGTCAGCGGGTCTTCGGCAATGGTAACGGGCAAACCCGTTTCTTCTGCCAACAAACGGTCAAAACCTTTGAGCAACGCGCCGCCGCCCGTCAGCACCAAACCGCGTTCGGCAATGTCTGCGCCCAATTCGGGCGGGGTTTTTTCCAAAGTGCTGCGCACTGCCTGCACAATTTGCGAAATCGGGTCTGCCAAGGCTTCCAACACTTCGTTAGACGTAATAATAAACGAACGCGGCACGCCTTCTGCCAAATTGCGCCCTTTGACTTCCATTTCGGTTACTTCCATACCGGGAAAAGCCGAGCCGATTTGTTTTTTGATTTCTTCGGCAGTGGATTCGCCAATCATCATGCCGTAATTGCGGCGCACATAATGCACAATGGCTTCGTCAAAAGCATCGCCACCCACGCGCACCGATTGCGAATGCACCACGCCCGACAGGGAAATAATCCCCACTTCGGTCGTACCACCACCAATATCCACCACCATAGAACCCGTGGGCGAGGCTACGGGCAAACCCGCGCCCAATGCCGCCGCCATCGGTTCTTCAATCAAAAATACATCTGACGCACCCGCCGAATACGCCGAATCGCGAATGGCGCGGCGTTCTACCTGCGTGGAACCGCAAGGCACACAAATCACCACACGCGGGGTGGAAATAAAACGGTTGTTGTTGACTTTGCGGATAAATTCTTTCAACATCCGCTCGGTTACGTTCAAATCGGCAATCACGCCGTCTTTCATCGGGCGTACCGCTTCAATCGTGCCGGGGGTGCGCCCCAGCATTTTTTTGGCTTCCGCACCCACAGCCAAGGTAATGTTTTTACCGCTGCCCATCGGGTCGCGCTGCATCGACACCACCGAAGGCTCATCCAACACAATGCCCTTGCCGTTTACATAAATCAGGGTGTTGGCCGTCCCCAAATCAATGGCAAGGTCGTTGGAAAAAAATCGGGTAAAAAAAGACAGCATAGAAAATTCCTGAGGTTTTAACTAAAAGCGGCGCATCAAGCACGGCATCGGCAAAATATCGGAAAAGCGTTTCAAACGCCGCCAAATATGGCGGCGCGGGCGCGGCATCCGCGCAAACCGTGCCGACACATCGCAACACGGTATAAATTTTCAAACACATTGGCTATAATCGCGCCATCTGCGGCGCAAATTCAAGCCCGCAATGATACCCTAATTTGCCAAAATGCTAAAACAGATTTTTAAGGATACCTTATGGCACTTACCCCCAATGATGTGGAAAAAATCGCCCGTTTGTCGCGCCTGCGCCTAAACGACAGCGAAAAAGCCGCCATGTTAAGCGAATTAAACGATATTTTTGCCTTAATTGAAAAAATGCAGGCAGTAGATACCGATGGCGTAGAGCCGATGGCGCACCCCCACGAAACCGCCTTACGCCTGCGCGATGATGTCGTGACCGAAAGCGACCGCGCCGCCGACTATCAGGCATGCGCCCCCGATGTGCGCGAACGCCTGTATATCGTCCCGCAGGTTATTGAAGGCTGATTTTATTTTTAACGATTTGATTCTTTTATAAAAGACTACCCATACCATGCCCCGACACACCCTCGCCCAAGCCGCACAACTGCTGCACAGCAAGCAGGTTTCCGCCGTAGAGCTGGCGCAAGACTACCTGAACGCCATTCAAGAACACAATCCCGCACTCAATGCCTATGTGCATTTGGATGCCGAAAAAACCCTTGCCGAAGCCCGCGCCGCCGACCAGCGCATCGCCCAAGGCAACGCCCACGCACTCACAGGCGTGCCGATTGCCTACAAAGACATCTTTTGCCAACAAGGATGGCACAGTTCTTGCTGTAGCAAAATACTGGACAACTTTATTTCGCCCTATACTGCCACAGTGGTGCAAAACCTGCTCAATTGCGGCATGGTTACATTGGGGCGCACCAATATGGACGAATTTGCCATGGGTTCTGCCAACGAAACGTCGTTTTACGGCGCGTGTAAAAACCCGTGGCACACCGCACACACCCCCGGCGGTTCTTCGGGCGGCTCGGCAGCGGCAGTGGCTGCACGGCTTGCCCCTGCCGCTTTGGGTTCGGACACGGGCGGCTCCATCCGTCAGCCTGCTTCACACTGCGGCATCACCGGTTTAAAACCCACTTACGGCATTGTGTCGCGTTTCGGTATGGTGGCGTATGCGTCCAGCTTTGACCAAGCCGGTCCGATGGCGCAAACCGCCGAAGACTGCGCCCTGCTGCTCAACGCCATGGCAAGTTCCGACCCGCGCGATTCCACCAGCTTGGAACGCGAAGCCGAAGACTACACCCGCCAATTGAATCAGCCGCTTAAAGGCTTAAAAGTGGGTTTGCCCAAAGAATATTTCGGCAGCGGCTTGGATGCAGGCGTGGCAAATGCCTTGCAAAACATCATCACACTGCTGCAGGAACAAGGCGCGGAAACGGTAGAAGTTTCACTGCCGCAAACCGAGTTGTCCATTCCTGCTTATTATGTATTGGCGTCTGCCGAAGCCAGCACCAACCTGTCGCGCTATGACGGCGTGCGTTACGGACACCGCGCCGCCGAATTTACCGATTTGGAAGACATGTACAGCCGCAGCCGCGCCGAAGGTTTCGGCAGCGAAGTCAAACGCCGCATTATGATTGGCACTTATGTATTGAGCCACGGCTATTACGATGCTTATTACTTAAAAGCACAAAAACTGCGCCGTTTGGTGGCAGACGACTTCCAAACCGCTTTTCAAAGCTGCGATGTGATACTCGCCCCCAATGCCCCCACCGCCGCGCCGCTGTCGGGCAGTGTGCAAAGCGACCCCGTGAAAGCCTATCTGTCGGATATTTTCACCGTTTCGGTAAACTTGGCAGGTTTG is drawn from Conchiformibius steedae and contains these coding sequences:
- the mreC gene encoding rod shape-determining protein MreC, translated to MRPALKLALLAGVSVLLMVLDKRFAAVASGKKYLAAALYPMQWVANKPVELYDYFDNLFHSQNHLLNENRRLSADNARLRLQVSQNQVQLHELAELKTLADLQRHGLSVTATAPVVSGGKESLSGRMVIGKGSRHRVQTGDAVADEGGLLGQVGLVHPLSAEVNVLTESSLVVPVMVERTGVRTLVYGGGGALSLRYFPTDADLRSGDLLVTSGLDSVYPAGIPVARVLQSGRNAGTPYYKVRLQPMAAAERSKYVLVLPQRPESPWREEAAEQQETPPASTPAASDTENG
- the gatA gene encoding Asp-tRNA(Asn)/Glu-tRNA(Gln) amidotransferase subunit GatA; this translates as MPRHTLAQAAQLLHSKQVSAVELAQDYLNAIQEHNPALNAYVHLDAEKTLAEARAADQRIAQGNAHALTGVPIAYKDIFCQQGWHSSCCSKILDNFISPYTATVVQNLLNCGMVTLGRTNMDEFAMGSANETSFYGACKNPWHTAHTPGGSSGGSAAAVAARLAPAALGSDTGGSIRQPASHCGITGLKPTYGIVSRFGMVAYASSFDQAGPMAQTAEDCALLLNAMASSDPRDSTSLEREAEDYTRQLNQPLKGLKVGLPKEYFGSGLDAGVANALQNIITLLQEQGAETVEVSLPQTELSIPAYYVLASAEASTNLSRYDGVRYGHRAAEFTDLEDMYSRSRAEGFGSEVKRRIMIGTYVLSHGYYDAYYLKAQKLRRLVADDFQTAFQSCDVILAPNAPTAAPLSGSVQSDPVKAYLSDIFTVSVNLAGLPALSLPAGFDAAGLPVGAQLIGNYFSEAKLLGAAHQIQLHSSWHQNAPG
- a CDS encoding rod shape-determining protein encodes the protein MLSFFTRFFSNDLAIDLGTANTLIYVNGKGIVLDEPSVVSMQRDPMGSGKNITLAVGAEAKKMLGRTPGTIEAVRPMKDGVIADLNVTERMLKEFIRKVNNNRFISTPRVVICVPCGSTQVERRAIRDSAYSAGASDVFLIEEPMAAALGAGLPVASPTGSMVVDIGGGTTEVGIISLSGVVHSQSVRVGGDAFDEAIVHYVRRNYGMMIGESTAEEIKKQIGSAFPGMEVTEMEVKGRNLAEGVPRSFIITSNEVLEALADPISQIVQAVRSTLEKTPPELGADIAERGLVLTGGGALLKGFDRLLAEETGLPVTIAEDPLTCVARGAGVALNEIGKLNSIFIMNP
- the gatC gene encoding Asp-tRNA(Asn)/Glu-tRNA(Gln) amidotransferase subunit GatC — its product is MALTPNDVEKIARLSRLRLNDSEKAAMLSELNDIFALIEKMQAVDTDGVEPMAHPHETALRLRDDVVTESDRAADYQACAPDVRERLYIVPQVIEG
- the mreD gene encoding rod shape-determining protein MreD, with amino-acid sequence MGHYDDFSIPFKPIFWSFVLCMVLDFIPLGEPFFWLPEFTALLLVYWLVHAPQRIGLFSAFLVGLLMDIGTVAPLGSHALAYCLSSFVMMRHRRQFSMQNYGFQALAVVLVLAANEVVLAAVRWVMEQRFAGWQIFAAPLTAALMWPLLNKIMLYFTNYKRLHR